In Kryptolebias marmoratus isolate JLee-2015 linkage group LG11, ASM164957v2, whole genome shotgun sequence, the following proteins share a genomic window:
- the LOC108229830 gene encoding leptin, with translation MDYTLVLLISVFHVLSVGTGAPLEGGSVESEQIKQKVEKYANLLIARIVRLNLNYQNTSHETLEPSIKELEGPSSIVTVLKGYNDLISDSLEGVTQIKTELYILTNSTDEWSQQHCKQPTKSSEPELLKKLQKLKRFTHTVGTKALMRVKEYLSLLRRNLDLLDIC, from the exons ATGGACTACACCCTGGTGCTTCTGATTTCAGTCTTTCATGTTCTAAGTGTGGGGACAGGAGCTCCTCTGGAAGGAGGTTCTGTGGAATCGGAGCAGATTAAACAGAAAGTGGAAAAGTATGCTAACTTGCTGATAGCTCGGATAGTTAGGCTGAACCTAAACTACCAG aACACTTCCCACGAAACACTGGAACCATCTATTAAAGAACTGGAAGGACCCTCCTCAATAGTGACGGTCCTGAAGGGCTACAACGACCTGATCTCAGACTCTTTAGAAGGTGTCACTCAAATCAAAACTGAACTCTACATCCTGACAAATTCCACCGACGAGTGGAGCCAGCAGCACTGCAAGCAGCCAACAAAGTCCTCGGAACCCGAACTGTTAAAAAAACTCCAGAAACTAAAGAGATTTACTCACACTGTGGGAACTAAGGCACTCATGAGAGTTAAGGAGTACCTCAGTCTGCTACGAAGAAACCTTGATCTTCTTGACATTTGTTAA
- the rbm28 gene encoding RNA-binding protein 28 isoform X2: MPAQTLYVTSLPASATNERLEEIFSEVGPVKQCFVVREKGTEKCRGFGFVTYSMEEDAQRALKEIKDYDGKKLFLSVAKKKIKDKNKADKDKESSDAPVQAEQKTKDIRQKISKKSRLIIRNLSFKCTEDDLKEAFGKFGTVVEANIPLKPDGKKRGFAFVQFKDLFGATKAFEAMNLKEIKGRQVAVDWAVPKDKYTTAQQSTSSDNKVSEEKSADKGSDTDDDCEPMKETPPEKKKVGLKAAEHRADEAQSSDEDDSEEQDSEEEDENESHHEEDDDDNDDEVDDDDSFDSNDDHEESEDEETQPAQKKPKKLLPSDVNEGRTVFIRNLSFDTDEEGLEEVLLRYGELNYVKIVLNPDTDFSKGCAFAQFKTKEAADKCIVAAQDEAESCGIHVDGRKLFIVAAVSRDDATQLKDSKKKVETGSRNLYLAREGLIRAGTKAAEGVSELDMTKRARFESVKRAKLRDISVFVSKTRLCVHNLPKSVDNKKLKALCLQALKGVKRLQITECRVMYDRKPEKGQAVGQSLGYGFVQFRDHEQALSTLRYLNNNPDIFGPQKRPIVEFSLEDSRKLKVKELRQQKQKDFIRNQSFKGKAKQSQISAGCKGPTKGGNEAQSSSEQTGEKRTKQFLGFQTKSEVEHVDLQNGKKRKKVLPFPSHRGPKIRKRDKGKKQVQPVKTAKPGSKRNKYQRQQIEKPTQPRNQKAKASKKQVRKRDGDRFESLVEQYKKKLIGNSDKNATIKRSKWFDG; encoded by the exons ATGCCAGCGCAGACTTTATACGTTACTTCGTTGCCAGCTTCAGCTACAAACGAGCGGCTGGAGGAAATATTCTCAGAAGTTGGTCCGGTAAAACAGTGCTTCGTGGTCAGAGAAAAAG GCACAGAAAAATGTCGGGGGTTTGGCTTTGTCACATATTCCATGGAAGAGGATGCACAGCGAGctttgaaagaaataaaagactaCGACGGAAAGAAGCTGTTCCTGTCTGTGGCgaagaagaaaattaaagacaaaaataaagcag ATAAGGATAAGGAGTCATCTGATGCACCAGTTCAAGCGgagcagaaaactaaagacatcAGGcagaaaatatctaaaaaatcCAGACTTATCATCAGGAACCTCAGTTTTAAG TGCACAGAAGATGACCTTAAAGAAGCTTTTGGAAAGTTTGGAACAGTTGTTGAGGCCAATATTCCCCTTAAGCCTG ATGGAAAGAAGCGTGGATTCGCATTTGTTCAGTTCAAAGATTTGTTTGGTGCCACAAAGGCATTTGAAGCCATGAACCTGAAGGAAATAAAAG GTCGACAGGTAGCGGTAGACTGGGCTGTGCCAAAAGACAAGTATACTACCGCACAGCAGTCCACAAGTTCAG ACAATAAAGTTTCAGAGGAGAAAAGCGCGGACAAGGGAAGTGATACTGATGACGACTGTGAACCGATGAAAGAAACTCCTCCAGAGAAGAAAAA AGTCGGGTTAAAAGCAGCTGAGCATCGGGCAGATGAGGCTCAGTCAAGTGATGAAGATGACAGTGAGGAGCAAGacagtgaggaggaggatgaaaatGAAAGTCATCATGAAGAAGATGacgatgataatgatgatgaggTTGATGATGACGATAGCTTTGATTCAAATGATGATCATGAAGAGAGTGAAGATGAAGAAACTCAGCCAG CTCAAAAGAAACCCAAAAAACTTCTGCCTTCAGACGTGAACGAGGGTCGAACAGTTTTCATCAG AAACTTGTCCTTCGACACGGATGAGGAGGGCCTCGAGGAAGTTCTCCTTCGATACGGAGAGCTCAACTATGTAAAGATTGTTCTCAACCCAGACACAGACTTCTCTAAAG GTTGTGCATTTGCTCAGTTTAAGACTAAAGAGGCTGCAGACAAATGCATAGTTGCTGCCCAGGATGAAGCAGAG AGCTGTGGCATCCACGTGGACGGCAGGAAGCTGTTTATTGTTGCAGCAGTGAGCAGAGACGATGCCACACAGCTGAAAGACAGTAAGAAAAAAGTGGAGACAGGCAGCAGAAACTTGTACCTGGCCAGAGAAGGAT TGATCCGTGCTGGAACCAAGGCTGCCGAAGGCGTATCAGAGTTAGACATGACCAAAAGAGCCAGA TTTGAGAGCGTAAAGCGGGCCAAGCTTCGGGACATTAGCGTGTTCGTGTCAAAGACTCGTCTGTGCGTCCATAACCTGCCGAAATCGGTGGACAACAAAAAACTCAAAGCTCTCTGCCTCCAAGCTCTAAAAGGAGTCAAGCGTTTGCAAATCACAGAG TGCCGAGTCATGTATGACAGGAAGCCAGAGAAGGGCCAGGCGGTGGGGCAGTCATTGGGTTACGGCTTTGTTCAGTTTCGGGACCACGAGCAGGCTCTCAGCACGCTGCGGTACCTTAACAACAACCCCGATATCTTTGGCCCACAAAag AGACCCATTGTTGAGTTCTCTCTGGAGGACTCCAGGAAACTGAAAGTTAAAGAACTGcgacaacagaaacaaaag GACTTCATACGAAACCAGTCTTTTAAGGGGAAAGCGAAACAGTCGCAGATATCTGCAGGGTGTAAAGGACCAACAAAGGGTGGAAATGAAGCGCAGTCCTCTTCAGAGCAGACGG GGGAGAAACGAACCAAAcagtttttaggttttcagACCAAATCTGAGGTTGAGCACGTAGATTTACAAAATGGAAAGAAGCGAAAGAAGGTTCTGCCGTTTCCTTCTCACCGGGGACCTAAGATCAG AAAGCGCGACAAAGGAAAGAAGCAGGTTCAACCTGTCAAGACAGCAAAGCCTGGATCGAAAAGGAACAAGTATCAAAGACAACAAATTGAGAAGCCAACGCAGCCCAGAAACCAG aaggCTAAAGCCTCCAAGAAGCAGGTCAGGAAGAGGGATGGAGATCGTTTTGAGTCTCTGGTGGAGCAGTACAAGAAGAAACTGATCGGCAACAGCGACAAGAACGCCACAATAAAAAGGAGCAAGTGGTTTGATGGTTAG
- the rbm28 gene encoding RNA-binding protein 28 isoform X1, whose protein sequence is MPAQTLYVTSLPASATNERLEEIFSEVGPVKQCFVVREKGTEKCRGFGFVTYSMEEDAQRALKEIKDYDGKKLFLSVAKKKIKDKNKAVADKDKESSDAPVQAEQKTKDIRQKISKKSRLIIRNLSFKCTEDDLKEAFGKFGTVVEANIPLKPDGKKRGFAFVQFKDLFGATKAFEAMNLKEIKGRQVAVDWAVPKDKYTTAQQSTSSDNKVSEEKSADKGSDTDDDCEPMKETPPEKKKVGLKAAEHRADEAQSSDEDDSEEQDSEEEDENESHHEEDDDDNDDEVDDDDSFDSNDDHEESEDEETQPAQKKPKKLLPSDVNEGRTVFIRNLSFDTDEEGLEEVLLRYGELNYVKIVLNPDTDFSKGCAFAQFKTKEAADKCIVAAQDEAESCGIHVDGRKLFIVAAVSRDDATQLKDSKKKVETGSRNLYLAREGLIRAGTKAAEGVSELDMTKRARFESVKRAKLRDISVFVSKTRLCVHNLPKSVDNKKLKALCLQALKGVKRLQITECRVMYDRKPEKGQAVGQSLGYGFVQFRDHEQALSTLRYLNNNPDIFGPQKRPIVEFSLEDSRKLKVKELRQQKQKDFIRNQSFKGKAKQSQISAGCKGPTKGGNEAQSSSEQTGEKRTKQFLGFQTKSEVEHVDLQNGKKRKKVLPFPSHRGPKIRKRDKGKKQVQPVKTAKPGSKRNKYQRQQIEKPTQPRNQKAKASKKQVRKRDGDRFESLVEQYKKKLIGNSDKNATIKRSKWFDG, encoded by the exons ATGCCAGCGCAGACTTTATACGTTACTTCGTTGCCAGCTTCAGCTACAAACGAGCGGCTGGAGGAAATATTCTCAGAAGTTGGTCCGGTAAAACAGTGCTTCGTGGTCAGAGAAAAAG GCACAGAAAAATGTCGGGGGTTTGGCTTTGTCACATATTCCATGGAAGAGGATGCACAGCGAGctttgaaagaaataaaagactaCGACGGAAAGAAGCTGTTCCTGTCTGTGGCgaagaagaaaattaaagacaaaaataaagcag TTGCAGATAAGGATAAGGAGTCATCTGATGCACCAGTTCAAGCGgagcagaaaactaaagacatcAGGcagaaaatatctaaaaaatcCAGACTTATCATCAGGAACCTCAGTTTTAAG TGCACAGAAGATGACCTTAAAGAAGCTTTTGGAAAGTTTGGAACAGTTGTTGAGGCCAATATTCCCCTTAAGCCTG ATGGAAAGAAGCGTGGATTCGCATTTGTTCAGTTCAAAGATTTGTTTGGTGCCACAAAGGCATTTGAAGCCATGAACCTGAAGGAAATAAAAG GTCGACAGGTAGCGGTAGACTGGGCTGTGCCAAAAGACAAGTATACTACCGCACAGCAGTCCACAAGTTCAG ACAATAAAGTTTCAGAGGAGAAAAGCGCGGACAAGGGAAGTGATACTGATGACGACTGTGAACCGATGAAAGAAACTCCTCCAGAGAAGAAAAA AGTCGGGTTAAAAGCAGCTGAGCATCGGGCAGATGAGGCTCAGTCAAGTGATGAAGATGACAGTGAGGAGCAAGacagtgaggaggaggatgaaaatGAAAGTCATCATGAAGAAGATGacgatgataatgatgatgaggTTGATGATGACGATAGCTTTGATTCAAATGATGATCATGAAGAGAGTGAAGATGAAGAAACTCAGCCAG CTCAAAAGAAACCCAAAAAACTTCTGCCTTCAGACGTGAACGAGGGTCGAACAGTTTTCATCAG AAACTTGTCCTTCGACACGGATGAGGAGGGCCTCGAGGAAGTTCTCCTTCGATACGGAGAGCTCAACTATGTAAAGATTGTTCTCAACCCAGACACAGACTTCTCTAAAG GTTGTGCATTTGCTCAGTTTAAGACTAAAGAGGCTGCAGACAAATGCATAGTTGCTGCCCAGGATGAAGCAGAG AGCTGTGGCATCCACGTGGACGGCAGGAAGCTGTTTATTGTTGCAGCAGTGAGCAGAGACGATGCCACACAGCTGAAAGACAGTAAGAAAAAAGTGGAGACAGGCAGCAGAAACTTGTACCTGGCCAGAGAAGGAT TGATCCGTGCTGGAACCAAGGCTGCCGAAGGCGTATCAGAGTTAGACATGACCAAAAGAGCCAGA TTTGAGAGCGTAAAGCGGGCCAAGCTTCGGGACATTAGCGTGTTCGTGTCAAAGACTCGTCTGTGCGTCCATAACCTGCCGAAATCGGTGGACAACAAAAAACTCAAAGCTCTCTGCCTCCAAGCTCTAAAAGGAGTCAAGCGTTTGCAAATCACAGAG TGCCGAGTCATGTATGACAGGAAGCCAGAGAAGGGCCAGGCGGTGGGGCAGTCATTGGGTTACGGCTTTGTTCAGTTTCGGGACCACGAGCAGGCTCTCAGCACGCTGCGGTACCTTAACAACAACCCCGATATCTTTGGCCCACAAAag AGACCCATTGTTGAGTTCTCTCTGGAGGACTCCAGGAAACTGAAAGTTAAAGAACTGcgacaacagaaacaaaag GACTTCATACGAAACCAGTCTTTTAAGGGGAAAGCGAAACAGTCGCAGATATCTGCAGGGTGTAAAGGACCAACAAAGGGTGGAAATGAAGCGCAGTCCTCTTCAGAGCAGACGG GGGAGAAACGAACCAAAcagtttttaggttttcagACCAAATCTGAGGTTGAGCACGTAGATTTACAAAATGGAAAGAAGCGAAAGAAGGTTCTGCCGTTTCCTTCTCACCGGGGACCTAAGATCAG AAAGCGCGACAAAGGAAAGAAGCAGGTTCAACCTGTCAAGACAGCAAAGCCTGGATCGAAAAGGAACAAGTATCAAAGACAACAAATTGAGAAGCCAACGCAGCCCAGAAACCAG aaggCTAAAGCCTCCAAGAAGCAGGTCAGGAAGAGGGATGGAGATCGTTTTGAGTCTCTGGTGGAGCAGTACAAGAAGAAACTGATCGGCAACAGCGACAAGAACGCCACAATAAAAAGGAGCAAGTGGTTTGATGGTTAG